One segment of Amycolatopsis alba DSM 44262 DNA contains the following:
- a CDS encoding thiolase family protein, with translation MAAGATPLAPNARSVRNVAFVEGVRTPFGKAGDKGIYAGTRADDLVVNAIRELLRRHPELPPERVDEVAIAATTQIGDQGLTIGRTAALLAGLPKSVPGFALDRMCAGAMTAVTTTASGIGFGAYDIAIAGGVEHMGRHPMGEGVDPNPRIIADKLVDPTALVMGQTAENLHDRFPAITKQRTDAFAARSQEKYAEAVKTGKIGPELVPVATRSKELGWGLATEDEPPRPGTTLETLAGLKTPFRPHGRITAGNAAGLNDGATAALLADEDTARELGLPIGMRLVGYSFAGVEPEVMGIGPVPATEKLFKRTGLSIDDIGLFEINEAFAVQVLAFLDHFGIADDDPRVNQWGGAIACGHPLASSGVRLMTQLSRQFAERPDVRYGLTTMCIGIGMGGTVIWENPAYSEGAK, from the coding sequence GTGGCCGCAGGAGCAACACCGCTCGCGCCGAACGCGCGGTCGGTACGCAATGTCGCCTTCGTCGAAGGGGTGCGAACGCCCTTCGGCAAGGCAGGCGACAAGGGCATCTACGCCGGCACCCGTGCCGACGACCTCGTCGTCAACGCCATCCGTGAACTGCTGCGAAGGCATCCCGAGCTGCCGCCCGAGCGCGTCGACGAGGTGGCGATCGCCGCCACCACCCAGATCGGGGACCAGGGCCTGACGATCGGCCGGACCGCGGCGCTGCTGGCGGGCCTGCCGAAGTCGGTGCCCGGTTTCGCGCTGGACCGGATGTGCGCGGGCGCGATGACCGCGGTCACCACGACCGCGAGCGGGATCGGCTTCGGCGCCTACGACATCGCCATCGCCGGCGGCGTCGAGCACATGGGCCGCCACCCGATGGGCGAGGGCGTCGACCCGAACCCGCGCATCATCGCCGACAAGCTCGTCGACCCGACGGCGCTCGTGATGGGCCAGACCGCGGAGAACCTGCACGACCGGTTCCCGGCGATCACCAAGCAGCGCACCGACGCCTTCGCCGCGCGCAGCCAGGAAAAGTACGCCGAGGCCGTGAAGACCGGCAAGATCGGCCCCGAGCTGGTCCCGGTCGCCACCCGTTCGAAGGAACTGGGCTGGGGCCTCGCGACCGAAGACGAGCCGCCGCGCCCTGGCACCACGCTCGAGACGCTCGCCGGGCTGAAGACGCCGTTCCGCCCGCACGGCCGGATCACCGCGGGCAACGCGGCCGGTCTCAACGACGGCGCCACCGCGGCGCTGCTCGCCGACGAGGACACCGCCCGCGAACTCGGCCTGCCGATCGGCATGCGCCTGGTGGGCTACTCCTTCGCCGGCGTCGAGCCGGAGGTCATGGGCATCGGCCCGGTGCCCGCCACCGAGAAGCTGTTCAAGCGCACCGGCCTGTCGATCGACGACATCGGCCTGTTCGAGATCAACGAGGCGTTCGCCGTCCAGGTGCTCGCGTTCCTCGACCACTTCGGCATCGCCGACGACGACCCGCGCGTCAACCAGTGGGGTGGCGCGATCGCGTGCGGCCACCCGCTCGCGTCGTCCGGTGTCCGGCTGATGACACAGCTTTCGCGCCAGTTCGCCGAGCGCCCCGACGTGCGCTACGGCCTGACCACCATGTGCATCGGCATCGGCATGGGCGGCACGGTCATCTGGGAGAACCCGGCCTACTCCGAGGGGGCGAAGTAA
- a CDS encoding 3-hydroxyacyl-CoA dehydrogenase NAD-binding domain-containing protein: MTFTAEQAKAAFPDEVVTNAVTRLVKVPGLDKPVALITLDNGHDHTRPNTFGPQGLVSLNAAIDTAFAAEPAAIAVIGKPFIFAVGADLSGVEAVADPALAREIAQTGHDVFRRLTETEIPTFGFINGAVMGGGLELALSCHYRTLSENTPAIAFPEVFLGLFPGWGGTQLLPNLIGPDAAVTVIIENALAQNKMLKVAQAAELGIVDEVFGSADYLEQSLLWLAKVVNGEITPARREIDRGAGWDAAIGRAKAIVDGRTKGASPGATKAVELLELARENDLDRGYAAETDGLAELLMDDTLRAGLYSFNLVNKRAKRPAGAPDKALARKVNKVGVVGAGLMASQMALLFVRRLKVPVVLTDVDQERVDKGVSYVHGEIDKLLAKKRVSPDGANRLKALVTGSLDKAAFADADFVIEAVFEELGVKQKVFADLEQYVSPEAILATNTSSLSITAMASELKHPERVVGFHFFNPVAVMPLLEIVRAEKTDDAALATAFAVGKQLKKSSVLVKDASAFVVNRLLLRFLGEVLVTVDEGTPFEVADKALEPLGLPMTPLTLMQLVGPAIALHVGETLHGAFPDRFTVSENLDRFVKAGKKGVWQWDAQGNATVDPEVDELWQRGDSPSTSEQVRDRALAAIAEEIRIMLDEGVVAEAQDIDLCLILGAGWPFWLGGITPYLDRAGVSEKVNGKPFLAAGVASVPLS, from the coding sequence ATGACTTTCACCGCTGAGCAGGCGAAAGCCGCCTTCCCCGACGAGGTCGTCACCAACGCCGTCACGCGGTTGGTGAAGGTTCCGGGGCTGGACAAGCCGGTCGCGCTGATCACCCTGGACAACGGCCACGACCACACCCGGCCGAACACCTTCGGCCCGCAGGGCCTGGTGAGCCTCAACGCCGCGATCGACACCGCCTTCGCGGCCGAGCCCGCGGCGATCGCGGTCATCGGCAAGCCGTTCATCTTCGCCGTCGGTGCCGACCTTTCCGGCGTCGAAGCGGTCGCGGATCCGGCGCTGGCGCGGGAAATCGCGCAGACCGGGCACGACGTGTTCCGCCGCCTCACCGAGACCGAGATCCCGACCTTCGGGTTCATCAACGGCGCGGTGATGGGCGGCGGGCTCGAACTCGCGCTCTCCTGCCACTACCGGACGCTTTCGGAGAACACCCCCGCGATCGCGTTCCCCGAGGTCTTCCTCGGCCTGTTCCCCGGCTGGGGCGGCACGCAGCTGCTGCCGAACCTGATCGGCCCGGACGCCGCGGTCACCGTGATCATCGAGAACGCGCTGGCACAGAACAAGATGCTGAAGGTCGCGCAGGCGGCCGAGCTCGGCATCGTCGACGAGGTCTTCGGTTCGGCCGACTACCTCGAACAGTCCCTGCTGTGGCTGGCGAAGGTCGTCAACGGCGAGATCACCCCCGCCCGCCGCGAGATCGACCGCGGCGCGGGCTGGGACGCCGCGATCGGCCGCGCCAAGGCCATCGTGGACGGCCGGACGAAGGGCGCGTCCCCCGGCGCGACCAAGGCCGTCGAGCTGCTGGAGCTGGCCCGTGAGAACGACCTCGACCGCGGCTACGCGGCCGAGACCGACGGGCTCGCCGAACTGCTCATGGACGACACGCTGCGCGCCGGGCTGTACTCGTTCAACCTGGTCAACAAGCGCGCCAAGCGGCCGGCGGGCGCGCCGGACAAGGCGCTGGCGCGCAAGGTGAACAAGGTCGGCGTCGTCGGCGCGGGCCTGATGGCCAGCCAGATGGCGCTGCTGTTCGTCCGCCGTCTCAAGGTGCCTGTGGTGCTCACCGACGTCGACCAGGAGCGGGTCGACAAGGGTGTGTCCTATGTGCACGGTGAGATCGACAAGCTGCTGGCCAAGAAGCGGGTTTCGCCGGACGGCGCGAACCGGCTGAAGGCGCTCGTCACCGGATCGCTCGACAAGGCCGCGTTCGCCGACGCCGACTTCGTGATCGAAGCGGTGTTCGAGGAACTGGGCGTCAAGCAGAAGGTGTTCGCCGACCTGGAGCAGTACGTGTCCCCCGAGGCGATCCTGGCGACGAACACCTCGTCGCTGTCGATCACCGCGATGGCTTCGGAACTCAAGCACCCGGAGCGCGTGGTCGGGTTCCACTTCTTCAACCCGGTCGCGGTGATGCCGCTGCTGGAGATCGTCCGCGCGGAGAAGACCGACGACGCCGCGCTGGCCACCGCGTTCGCGGTCGGCAAGCAGCTCAAGAAGTCGAGCGTGCTGGTGAAGGACGCGTCCGCGTTCGTGGTCAACCGGCTCCTGCTGCGTTTCCTCGGCGAGGTGCTGGTGACCGTCGACGAGGGCACGCCGTTCGAGGTCGCGGACAAGGCGCTGGAACCGCTGGGCCTGCCGATGACCCCGCTGACGCTGATGCAGCTGGTCGGCCCGGCGATCGCCCTGCACGTCGGGGAAACCCTGCACGGGGCGTTCCCGGACCGGTTCACCGTCAGCGAGAACCTCGACCGCTTCGTCAAGGCGGGCAAGAAGGGCGTCTGGCAGTGGGACGCTCAGGGCAACGCCACCGTCGACCCCGAGGTCGACGAGCTCTGGCAGCGCGGCGACTCGCCGTCGACGTCCGAGCAGGTGCGTGATCGCGCGCTGGCGGCGATCGCCGAGGAGATCCGGATCATGCTCGACGAGGGCGTGGTGGCCGAGGCGCAGGACATCGACCTGTGCCTGATCCTCGGTGCGGGCTGGCCGTTCTGGCTGGGCGGCATCACGCCGTACCTGGACCGGGCGGGCGTGTCCGAAAAGGTCAACGGCAAGCCGTTCCTGGCCGCGGGTGTGGCGAGCGTGCCGCTCTCCTGA
- a CDS encoding PHP domain-containing protein: MNSEKPGVDRRGFLKRAGLVSAAAAGAPLAATAPAEALDLNLDLGIDLSWLFGRDRYRWLVGDHHIHTQYSYDAMYTVDGIADGARRHGAEWAVITDHGHASHEKSSVERTNAAIRAAQREHPDLLLWQGMEWNVPGAEHATLFFQAGADQAAKLREFERAFDWRLTGTEPGTPDNEALAVKAIRWLAAEERARRIHAPVVVINHPLRNGRVAPHEIRALRDAAPGIVIGMEGAPGAQADGFPKPLGSGGGARGGYGNSPGSNSWPGFPEPAYRTYGGFDWSTATVGGLWDSLLAEGKPWWITSNSDSHYNRGSTFVRPGVPDGYYDEHGAYPDPIDTGVPQTLPPYADFAPAEFSRTVVGVTRRSHEGVLEGLRAGRVWVVHGGLAQELEFGAYSGWSSATMGGRLRVRRGDDVTVVVSAKLAARPNGGGTIPRLARLDLVSGPVTGPAADRDTQTAPGTRVVRSFEPRWTPGRRVAFRHTFRNVREPFYVRTRGTDGKKHVAGGIEPSADVIGQSNPFEDLWLYGNPIFVDVR; the protein is encoded by the coding sequence GTGAACAGCGAAAAACCGGGCGTGGACCGCCGCGGATTCCTCAAACGCGCGGGCCTCGTGTCCGCGGCGGCTGCCGGTGCGCCGCTCGCCGCCACCGCCCCGGCGGAAGCCCTCGATCTGAACCTCGACCTCGGCATCGACCTCTCCTGGCTCTTCGGCCGGGACCGCTACCGGTGGCTGGTGGGCGATCACCACATCCACACGCAGTACTCCTACGACGCGATGTACACAGTGGACGGAATCGCCGACGGCGCCCGGCGGCACGGGGCGGAGTGGGCGGTGATCACCGACCACGGCCACGCGTCGCACGAGAAGTCGTCGGTGGAGCGCACGAACGCCGCGATCAGGGCCGCGCAGCGCGAGCACCCCGATCTCCTGCTGTGGCAAGGCATGGAGTGGAACGTGCCGGGTGCCGAGCACGCGACGCTGTTCTTCCAGGCGGGCGCGGACCAGGCCGCGAAACTGCGTGAGTTCGAGCGCGCCTTCGACTGGCGGCTGACCGGGACCGAACCGGGCACCCCGGACAACGAGGCGCTGGCCGTCAAGGCGATCCGCTGGCTGGCCGCCGAAGAGCGGGCCCGCCGGATCCACGCGCCGGTGGTGGTGATCAATCATCCGCTGCGCAACGGCCGGGTCGCCCCGCACGAGATCCGCGCGCTGCGCGACGCCGCGCCCGGCATCGTCATCGGCATGGAAGGCGCGCCGGGAGCGCAGGCCGACGGCTTCCCCAAGCCGCTCGGGAGCGGCGGTGGCGCGCGCGGCGGCTACGGCAACTCCCCCGGTTCGAACTCGTGGCCGGGCTTCCCGGAGCCGGCCTACCGCACCTACGGCGGGTTCGACTGGAGCACCGCGACCGTCGGCGGCCTGTGGGATTCGCTGCTGGCCGAAGGAAAGCCGTGGTGGATCACCAGCAACTCCGACTCGCACTACAACCGTGGCTCCACCTTCGTCCGGCCCGGTGTCCCCGACGGCTACTACGACGAGCACGGCGCGTACCCGGACCCGATCGACACCGGCGTCCCGCAGACTCTGCCCCCGTACGCGGACTTCGCACCCGCGGAGTTCAGCCGGACCGTTGTCGGCGTGACCCGCCGGAGCCACGAAGGCGTGCTGGAAGGCCTGCGTGCGGGACGTGTCTGGGTGGTGCACGGCGGGCTCGCGCAGGAGCTGGAGTTCGGCGCGTACAGCGGCTGGAGCTCGGCCACGATGGGCGGCAGGCTCCGGGTCCGGCGCGGCGACGACGTCACGGTCGTCGTCTCGGCGAAGCTGGCGGCCCGCCCCAACGGCGGCGGCACGATCCCGCGGCTCGCGCGGCTCGACCTCGTTTCGGGACCGGTGACCGGCCCGGCCGCCGACCGTGACACGCAGACCGCCCCTGGCACGCGCGTGGTGCGGTCCTTCGAACCGCGGTGGACGCCGGGGCGGCGGGTCGCCTTCCGGCACACCTTCCGCAACGTGCGCGAGCCGTTCTACGTGCGGACGCGCGGGACGGACGGCAAGAAGCACGTGGCGGGCGGGATCGAGCCGAGCGCCGACGTGATCGGGCAGTCGAACCCGTTCGAAGACCTGTGGCTGTACGGGAACCCGATCTTCGTGGACGTGCGGTAA